GATGGACCGGAAGTGTCTTTAAATGGATCTCCAACGGTATCTCCCACTACTGCTGCTTTGTGTGGCTCAGATTTTTTGTAAAATACTTCTTTCTTTCCATTCACTTCAATTTCAATTCCTTTTTCGAAAGATTTCTTTGCATTATCCCACGCACCACCTGCATTATTCTGGAAAATTGCCCACAATACACCACTCACGGTAACACCTGCCATGTATGCGCCCAATGCTTCTGCTCCCATAATTAAACCTACCGCTATTGGAGTAACAATAGTAATTACGCCAGGAGCAATCATTTCGCGTAAAGCAGCCTGTGTTGAAATTTCAACACACTTGCCATACTCCGGCTGTCCTGTACCTTCTAAGATCCCTGGGATTTCACGAAACTGCCTGCGAACCTCGTTCACCATATCCATAGCTGCTTTGCCCACACTATTCATAGCAAGTGCAGAAAACACTACCGGAATCATACCTCCAATAAATAGTGCAGCCAATACTTTAGCATTAAAGATATTGATGCCGGGAATGCCTGTAATGTTTACATAAGCTGCAAATAGAGCCAATGCTGTTAAAGCTGCAGAAGCAATTGCAAAACCTTTTCCTATAGCTGCGGTAGTATTTCCTACAGAATCCAACACATCTGTTTTCTCACGAACTTCTTTCGGCAACTCACTCATTTCTGCAATACCTCCGGCATTATCGGCAATTGGGCCAAACGCGTCAATGGCTAATTGCATGGCTGTATTGGCCATCATAGCAGCCGCTGCAATACCCACACCATAAAAACCGGCCAATTCATACGAAGCCCAAATTGCTCCGGCAAAAAGTATTACCGGATAAGCTGTTGAAAGCATCCCTGTTCCTAAACCTGCAATAATATTAGTAGCTGCACCAGTTGCAGATTTTTGCACAATTGCTACCACTGGACCTTTTCCAAGGCCAGTATAATGTTCTGTGATAAAAGAAATAACAGCACCTACAACCATCCCCACGCAAACCGCATAAAATACATTGATGCGGGCAATTGTAGTTGCTACTCCGCTCAACGTCATGTTTATTGACTCTGGCAACATAGCATTGATTAAAAAGAACGAAGCAACCAATGCAATGGCAATAGAACTCCAGTTTCCTAAGTTTAAAGCTCCTTGTACTTTATCTGTTGAAGCCTGCCCATCGTCTTTTACATTTACCAACCAACTACCCACAATTGAGGCTACAATGCCAATACCTGCAATTGCAACTGGAAGAAGAATTGCACCAATACCACCAAATTCATCGGTTAAACCCGGGTTCTCTTTAATTAAATAATTACCCAAAACCATTGAGGCTAAAACGGTGGCAACATACGAGCCAAAAAGGTCGGCACCCATGCCGGCAACATCGCCCACATTATCGCCCACATTATCGGCAATAGTAGCCGGATTACGTGGATCGTCTTCCGGAATACCTGCTTCTACTTTACCTACTAAATCAGCTCCCACATCGGCAGCCTTTGTATAAATTCCCCCTCCTACACGCGCAAACAATGCAATTGATTCTGCACCAAATGAGAAACCAGTTAATACTTCCAATACTCTGGTCATATTATCATAGTTATACTGTGCATCGGCAAACATGTGATAAAACACCACAAACAATACGCTCAAGCCTAATACAGCTAATCCTGCAACGCCTAAACCCATTACAGTACCACCACCGAAAGAAACTTTCAAAGCCTTTGCTAAGGAAGTTTTTGCAGCTTGGGTAGTTCTTACATTTGCCTTGGTTGCAATTCGCATTCCAATAAAACCCGCAAGTGCAGAAAACACACAACCTACCACAAATGATGCTACTATTAAAATATGTGAGTGTACAGCAACTTTTTCAACTTGCGATAACACACCCAAACCAACGCCTGCAATTACCACATAAATTGCTAAAATTCTATATTCTGCTTTCAAAAACGCCATGGCACCGTCAGCTATGTTATTAGCGATATTGCTCATTTTGCTGTCTCCGGCATCTTGTTTTGTTACCCAACTCGAAAGAAACGCCATATAGGCAAGGGCTATTACGCCAAAGAGTGGAAGAATGTAAATTACTTGCTCCATACTTACTTGTTACTCGTTAAATTTTATGTTCTTTATTAAAAAAGGACGGCAAAAATAGAATAATAAGTAAGAATTGGTAATGCTATTTAAAATTGCCATCTGCAAACTTTAACTAATTGAAGAAATTCATATTCAAGGCAATGCTCAATCGCCCCAAAATTACAACTCAACAACCTACCAATGGAACCCCGTTAGTGCCTTCACTACAATAAAAAAGCCGCTCAATTGAGCGGCTTCATCTATACTTAGGTAATATACAGTATACTACTAAAATTGCAACCCACCTTCGCGAGCTCCTTCTGCTAAAGATTTTACTCTTCCGTGATATAGATAACCATTACGGTCAAAAACAACAACTGTAATTCCTTGCTCTTTTGCTTTTGTTGCCAAAGCCAAACCCACGGCCTTACTTTGTTCAATCTTAGTTCCGGTTTTAGCAAATGCCTTATCGCGGCTCGATGCTGATGCCAACGTTGTACCAGCAATATCATCTATCAATTGGGCATACACTTCTTTATTGCTTCTAAAAACGCTCAAACGTGGGCGTTCTGCTGTGCCACTTATTTTTCCGCGAATACCTCTGGCTATTTTTGCTCTTCTTGCTTCTTTATTGAATGCCATAACAAATAAATTTCTTCGTTTAAAAATTATTGGAGTTACTTTAATTATTTCTTAGAAGCGCTCTTACCAGCTTTTCTTCTTAATACTTCGCCTACGAACTTAATACCTTTTCCTTTGTAAGGCTCAGGCTTACGTACCGAACGAATTTTGGCAACTACTAAGCCCAACAATTCATTATCGTAACTTTCAAGCGTAATAATTGGGTTTTGTCCTTTCTCTTGTTTGGCGCTGGCTGTAATTTCTACTGGTAGTAATAATACCACAGGGTGCGAGTAACCAACTTGCAAAGTAAGTACTTGCTTGGTAACCTCTGCACGGTAACCTACGCCCACCATTTCCATTTCTTTTTTAAAGCCTTCGCTAACACCTTTTACCATATTATTCAACAATGCACGGTAAGTTCCATGCAATGCTTTATGGCGTTTCTGATCTGTTGGACGAGTTACTTCCAATGTTCCATCTTCGATTTTTACACTAATATCTAAATCGAATTGGCGTGCTAATTCACCTTTAGGACCTTTAACTTTTACTACATTATTTGAACCAACTTCTACGCTTACACTTTTGGGAAGCTGAATTGGTGATTTTCCTACACGAGACATGACTTGAAATTGTTTTTTTGTGTTACAGGAATAATATGTTTAGAATATTTCGCACAATACCTCACCACCTACACCTTTTAGGCGGGCTTCCTTATCGGTCATTACTCCGTGCGAAGTGCTCACAATGGCAATTCCTAAGCCATTTAATACTTTCGGCAAATCCGAAGAGCTGCGATATTGACGAAGACCCGGAGTTGAAAAGCGTTTTAAACTTTTTATTACCGGAGTTTTGGTAGCGTTATCATACTTTAAAGCTATTTTAATAACGCCTTGTCCGCCATTGCCTTCTTCAAATTTATATTTTAAGATATAACCTTGCTCATATAAAATTTCAGTTAATCTTTTCTTTAAATTTGAAGCAGGAATATCAACCATGCGGTGATTGGCCGCTTGCGCATTACGAATGCGTGTTAAAAAATCTGCAATTGGATCGAGAACCATTGTATTGAGAATTAATGCGTTATTAAATGTTTACCAAGAAGCTTTAGTTACTCCGGGAATTTTTCCATCGCTAGCCAAATCGCGGAACTTAATTCTTGAAATACCAAACATGCGAACATAACCGCGACCACGACCAGTAAGCGCACAACGATTGTGTAATCTTACTTTAGATGTGTTTTTAGGCAATTTGTCTAACAAAGCCCATTCACCGGCTTCTTTTAATGCCTTGCGTTTTTCTTCAAATTT
The nucleotide sequence above comes from Chitinophagales bacterium. Encoded proteins:
- a CDS encoding sodium-translocating pyrophosphatase, whose amino-acid sequence is MEQVIYILPLFGVIALAYMAFLSSWVTKQDAGDSKMSNIANNIADGAMAFLKAEYRILAIYVVIAGVGLGVLSQVEKVAVHSHILIVASFVVGCVFSALAGFIGMRIATKANVRTTQAAKTSLAKALKVSFGGGTVMGLGVAGLAVLGLSVLFVVFYHMFADAQYNYDNMTRVLEVLTGFSFGAESIALFARVGGGIYTKAADVGADLVGKVEAGIPEDDPRNPATIADNVGDNVGDVAGMGADLFGSYVATVLASMVLGNYLIKENPGLTDEFGGIGAILLPVAIAGIGIVASIVGSWLVNVKDDGQASTDKVQGALNLGNWSSIAIALVASFFLINAMLPESINMTLSGVATTIARINVFYAVCVGMVVGAVISFITEHYTGLGKGPVVAIVQKSATGAATNIIAGLGTGMLSTAYPVILFAGAIWASYELAGFYGVGIAAAAMMANTAMQLAIDAFGPIADNAGGIAEMSELPKEVREKTDVLDSVGNTTAAIGKGFAIASAALTALALFAAYVNITGIPGINIFNAKVLAALFIGGMIPVVFSALAMNSVGKAAMDMVNEVRRQFREIPGILEGTGQPEYGKCVEISTQAALREMIAPGVITIVTPIAVGLIMGAEALGAYMAGVTVSGVLWAIFQNNAGGAWDNAKKSFEKGIEIEVNGKKEVFYKKSEPHKAAVVGDTVGDPFKDTSGPSMNILIKLSSLVGLTIAPLIAVKSDVHSSKAVEPARQEVQAAKQETANTVNYTAFVK
- the rplR gene encoding 50S ribosomal protein L18, with the protein product MAFNKEARRAKIARGIRGKISGTAERPRLSVFRSNKEVYAQLIDDIAGTTLASASSRDKAFAKTGTKIEQSKAVGLALATKAKEQGITVVVFDRNGYLYHGRVKSLAEGAREGGLQF
- the rplF gene encoding 50S ribosomal protein L6, whose product is MSRVGKSPIQLPKSVSVEVGSNNVVKVKGPKGELARQFDLDISVKIEDGTLEVTRPTDQKRHKALHGTYRALLNNMVKGVSEGFKKEMEMVGVGYRAEVTKQVLTLQVGYSHPVVLLLPVEITASAKQEKGQNPIITLESYDNELLGLVVAKIRSVRKPEPYKGKGIKFVGEVLRRKAGKSASKK
- the rpsH gene encoding 30S ribosomal protein S8 — protein: MVLDPIADFLTRIRNAQAANHRMVDIPASNLKKRLTEILYEQGYILKYKFEEGNGGQGVIKIALKYDNATKTPVIKSLKRFSTPGLRQYRSSSDLPKVLNGLGIAIVSTSHGVMTDKEARLKGVGGEVLCEIF
- the rpsN gene encoding 30S ribosomal protein S14; translation: MAKKSVEARQRKREAMVAKFEEKRKALKEAGEWALLDKLPKNTSKVRLHNRCALTGRGRGYVRMFGISRIKFRDLASDGKIPGVTKASW